The bacterium genome includes the window CACTTACAATCAATCCATGAGTGAGAATCTGGGTAGAGCCTTGGAGTGATGACCAAAGGAGTGCAATAAAAATATTTGACTTCTCAGAAATTTAGAATATAGTGTAAAGCAAGATGAAGAAAGTAAAAATTCAAGGTTTGACTCCAATTGTTGTATTTGTAGTGTTTTTTGTCTTTAGCTTAAAGAATGGATTTACACAACCTGAGGAACCAAGACTCTTAGCTATTTTGCATCTATCAAGCCCTAGGCCCCAATCCATATTATCTGGAAGAGGAGATGTAAATGGAGATGGGTTTGACGATGTTCTTTTAGCTAGACATGATACTGCTCAAGTCTTCTTTGGAGGGTTTCCAATGGATACGGTACCAGATGTAGTTCTTCTATTACCCCCCATTTCACCTCCCTTTTTCTCTTGTTATTTTTGGACAGCTTCTATTGTGGGGGACTTAAACAACGATAGGTTTGACGATATCGTAGTGGGTGACGAAGGAGCTACTATTGGTGCTTCACCTAAAACTGGAGCAGCGTATGTATATTTTGGTGATAGTGCCTATAATCAAACGGCAATTTATCCTGACTTAATACTCAAACCACCCGTCCCAGGTTGGTTTGGGTGTTATGGGTATTCGGCTTCAGGAGGCGATCTTAATGGAGATGGGATAAGCGACCTTGTAGTAGCTGACTTTGGTGAACCACTTGGACCTGATGTGGAAGGAAGACTATATATATATTTCGGAGGTGAAAATTTCGACACAATACCAGAACTAATAATAAAAGGATATATGATAGATACTTTAGGTTATCTACATATAGGTAAGTCAGTAGAAGTTATAGGGGATGTAAATGGAGATGGATTTGATGATTTGCTTGTAAGTGCAGATGAGAATGATATCCAACGGGTTGACCTCTATCTTGGTGGAAATCCAATGGACACTTTGCCCTATGCAATATTTTTTAAGGATTCAATAGGAGAGTTTGGCAACTCTTTTTCAGGTGGAGATATAAATGGGGATGGATATTGTGATGTGCTTATCGCAGACTATTGTGCAGACAGTCTTAGAGGAAGGGTGTACATTTATTTGGGGAAAAATGTGCCTGATACTATGCCAGATTTAATCTTAAGCCGTAGAATTCCTGGAGAAAAGCTTGGATATAGGGTACACGCAGGGAATTTCACTCTTGATAAATACGATGATATCGTCGTTAGTATATTAGGTGAGAACAATCTGTGTGATACAGCTGTTCTTTATTATGGAAGCTCTAACTTTGATACTTTAATTGATGGGTACATTCCTTTGGGAGGGAAACTCTTAGGAGCTGATATTACTGGGGACGGGTATGAGGAAATACTCGTTCATCGTGGACCAATTTATGTGTATACTTTTCATACTGAAGGGATAGAAACATGTCGTTTAAAAAGAGACTCAAGAATTCCTCTTATAATTTTCCCTAACCCTGCGGTTTCAACGGTGATTCTTAAATATAGAGTATTGCAGAGGAGTGAAATAAAATTAGAAATATTTGATGTGTTAGGGAGGGTTGTAGAGACTTTAGTCTCAGGAGTGCAAGAAACTGGAGAGTATGAAGTGCGCTGGGGTAGAATAAATCTTTCCAGTGGAGTATACTGGGTAAAGCTTAAACAAAGTGAAAGGAGCAGCACAGAAAAACTGGTACTCCTTCACTAAAATAGGAGGTCTCATGTTAGGTACATTTACAAATACAAATAATGGTGTCAAGTCTGATTTTTCTCTTAAAAGATTTACGATGCGGCTGGCAGGTCAGTGGAGATGTTGGTAAATGGCGATAATGAGCCCGGGTATTATAATGTAACCTGGAATGCTAAAGGATTTTCGGCAGGTATTTATTTTGCTAAGTTTGAATTAGGAAACTATATTTTAATAAAGAAATTGATCTTGATAAAGTGGTCCTACTCAAACAAAAAAAGTAAAAAAACTTGCTTTGTTGAATAATTCACTTTACAAAACTTGCAACACCTTGATTGCCACCGATTTATGAGATTCTTCACTTCGTTCAGAATGACAAGGTCAAAATTGTCTAAAACCAAGTCAGGGGTTGAAAATCAAAGGTGCCAAAAATATTTATTCAACAAAGTAAAAAAAATACTTGACTTATTAATTTTTAGTGAGTATAGTGTTAAAAATGAAAAATGTCTTGATTATACTTTTCATATTTACAGGCTGTGCTCAATTACATAAATATAAGCCTATACCATGGGCAGTTGGGCAATGGGTTTCTTACGAAGTGAATGGTGAGCCATTAAAAGTATCTATTGTAGGCAAAGATTTAGCTGGCTTCTGGCTTGAGACTGTGGAGCCCGAAGTTGTAGTAAAGTTTCTTGTAGAGGAAGGAGGGACTCAACCCAATAAATTAATTGTGAAGACAGTAGGTGATTCACCTATAGAGTTTCCAGTTGATAAATTCAATGTAAAGAGTATTCTTCTGAGTGCAAAAATAGATGAGTCTGCAAATTTAAGGAATGAGATTCTAACTCTAACTTGTGGAAAACTTAGGGTATTTCACACAACCTATGAAGGCAGTGATATATGGCTATCAAGTAAAGTACCAATATTTGGGATAGTGAAATACATGGGTAAAGATAAACTTATAGTATTACGTGATTATGGGATAAAAGGAGCAGAAAGTGAGATTAAAGAGCAAGCAGAGAGTGCAAATTTTATAGTAGAGTGAATAGGGGGCATCTTACTGGGGACCTTAATATGTTCACAGAATCTTGTAGAGAAGATAGGTTTAAAGTTTTGGAGAATAGAGCAAAAGAGATATTAAGACGTGTAAAGCTCTTGAAAGATGAGAATACGAAACTAAAAGTGCAGATAGGTAAGCTATTAGAGCAGAGAGTCATAGCTCGCAAAGAGGTGAATAAGTTACTTAATAAACTTCACTTCGTTAGTCTATAATATGGATGTGAAGCTGAAAATATTTGGTAGAGAATACAGAGTAGAAGGTGGTGAAGTTTCTCCTGATTATATGAAAAGGGTAGCAGAATATGTAGATTCTAAGATTAGCGCTCTTTCCAATTCTTCACAGATTCTTCGCTATGCTCAGAATGACAGGGAGGGGATAGCTATTTTAGCTGCTTTAAATATAGCAGATGAGCTATTTCAGGAGCACGAGCTAAACGAACAAGGTAAAGCAAGTGTTGAGCGTACTATTGCTCTTTTAGAGGAAGGTCTTTCTTAGATTTAAATGGGTTCCCTGTAGTGTTCGTGATGGGGTGCAATTC containing:
- a CDS encoding T9SS type A sorting domain-containing protein; translation: MKKVKIQGLTPIVVFVVFFVFSLKNGFTQPEEPRLLAILHLSSPRPQSILSGRGDVNGDGFDDVLLARHDTAQVFFGGFPMDTVPDVVLLLPPISPPFFSCYFWTASIVGDLNNDRFDDIVVGDEGATIGASPKTGAAYVYFGDSAYNQTAIYPDLILKPPVPGWFGCYGYSASGGDLNGDGISDLVVADFGEPLGPDVEGRLYIYFGGENFDTIPELIIKGYMIDTLGYLHIGKSVEVIGDVNGDGFDDLLVSADENDIQRVDLYLGGNPMDTLPYAIFFKDSIGEFGNSFSGGDINGDGYCDVLIADYCADSLRGRVYIYLGKNVPDTMPDLILSRRIPGEKLGYRVHAGNFTLDKYDDIVVSILGENNLCDTAVLYYGSSNFDTLIDGYIPLGGKLLGADITGDGYEEILVHRGPIYVYTFHTEGIETCRLKRDSRIPLIIFPNPAVSTVILKYRVLQRSEIKLEIFDVLGRVVETLVSGVQETGEYEVRWGRINLSSGVYWVKLKQSERSSTEKLVLLH
- a CDS encoding cell division protein ZapA, translating into MKLKIFGREYRVEGGEVSPDYMKRVAEYVDSKISALSNSSQILRYAQNDREGIAILAALNIADELFQEHELNEQGKASVERTIALLEEGLS